The following are encoded in a window of Gossypium raimondii isolate GPD5lz chromosome 13, ASM2569854v1, whole genome shotgun sequence genomic DNA:
- the LOC105784036 gene encoding uncharacterized protein LOC105784036, translating into MEKKQGFFSALKEEVIRGLSPSRSRTNSPGRARSPIAILLRRKKSGHNNYGGAYLAQPEPLTARYGVGEALAPLMEGPDPDGGETGDSKRLGSGLGQWVMGQLSRTPSMASLSCKRSDLRLLLGVMGAPLAPVQVCSTDPLPHLSIKDTPIETSTAQYILQQYTAASGGLKLQNSVRNAYAMGKLKMVACEYETAAKTVKNRYGSRGAESGGFVLWQMHPDMWYVELAVGGSKVHAGCNGKLVWRHTPWLGARTAKGPVRPLRRALQGLDPRTTASMFSDAKCIGEKTINGEDCFILKLCTDPQTLKARSEGPAEIIRHVLFGYFSQKTGLLVHMEDSHLTRIQSNGGDTVYWETTINSYLHDYRPVEGIMIAHSGRSVITLFRFGEAAMSHTKTRMEEAWTIEEVAFNIPGLSVDCFIPPGDLKSGSISETYELPQDETGKSGIALSAYHAKVAALEKAQDNWLTV; encoded by the exons ATGGAGAAAAAGCAAGGTTTTTTCTCAGCTCTCAAAGAGGAAGTAATTCGTGGGCTTTCACCTTCCCGCTCGAGGACCAACAGCCCCGGAAGAGCCCGGTCACCCATTGCCATTCTGTTGCGGAGAAAGAAAAGCGGCCACAACAACTACGGAGGCGCTTACCTGGCGCAACCGGAGCCCTTGACCGCGAGGTACGGTGTCGGGGAAGCTTTAGCTCCGCTCATGGAAGGTCCCGACCCGGACGGAGGTGAAACCGGGGACTCCAAGAGGCTTGGGTCGGGGCTAGGACAATGGGTTATGGGACAGTTATCGAGGACTCCATCCATGGCTTCCTTGAGTTGCAAAAGGTCCGATCTAAGGCTGTTGCTCGGGGTCATGGGTGCACCTTTGGCTCCTGTTCAAGTTTGCTCCACTGACCCTTTGCCTCACTTGAGCATCAAAGACACTCCCATT GAAACTTCCACTGCTCAGTACATATTGCAGCAGTATACAGCTGCTTCCGGTGGTTTGAAGCTGCAAAACTCTGTTCGGAATGCGTATGCAATGGGAAAACTGAAAATGGTAGCTTGTGAATACGAAACTGCTGCGAAGACGGTTAAGAACCGATATGGCTCCAGAGGTGCGGAGTCCGGTGGGTTTGTGCTCTGGCAAATGCATCCGGACATGTGGTATGTTGAACTTGCGGTTGGGGGCAGCAAGGTTCATGCTGGCTGTAATGGGAAGCTTGTGTGGAGGCACACACCTTGGCTTGGTGCTCGCACTGCAAAGGGGCCTGTTAGACCCTTGCGTCGTGCACTTCAG GGTCTTGATCCGAGAACTACAGCTAGTATGTTTTCTGATGCAAAATGTATAGGAGAGAAGACAATTAATGGTGAGGATTGCTTCATCCTCAAGCTCTGTACCGACCCCCAGACATTGAAGGCAAGGAGTGAAGGCCCTGCGGAGATCATTAGGCATGTCTTATTTGGCTACTTTAGTCAGAAGACCGGGCTTCTGGTTCACATGGAGGATTCACATTTGACTCGTATTCAATCCAACGGTGGGGATACTGTTTATTGGGAAACCACAATCAATTCATATCTTCACGATTACCGTCCCGTGGAAGGTATCATGATAGCACATTCTGGCCGTTCTGTCATTACACTTTTCAGGTTCGGGGAAGCTGCAATGAGCCATACGAAAACAAGGATGGAAGAAGCTTGGACGATCGAGGAGGTTGCCTTTAACATACCAGGCCTTTCTGTTGATTGTTTTATTCCTCCAGGTGATTTGAAATCTGGATCCATCAGTGAAACCTATGAGCTACCTCAGGACGAAACAGGGAAGAGTGGGATCGCCTTATCAGCATATCATGCCAAAGTTGCTGCACTCGAGAAGGCACAGGATAATTGGCTGACAGTATGA
- the LOC105783756 gene encoding classical arabinogalactan protein 9 produces the protein MMLNNKFLFLSALFCIAVAGALGQAPPTPSNPPTSTPVPPTPPASTPPPTTQPPPTPTTTSPPPASTPPPTSSPPPVTASPPPVSTPPPATPPPVSSPPPASPPPATPPPATPPPATPPPASPPQATPPPASPPPATPPPATPPPAPLASPPATVPAPAPSKTKAKSPALSPSASSPPSPSTEAPTPSLGASSPGPAGTDTSGVEKTWSIRKMVWSLVIGWGVLTLML, from the exons ATGATGCTTAATAACAAGTTTTTGTTCTTATCAGCTTTGTTTTGCATTGCTGTAGCTGGCGCTTTAGGCCAAGCTCCTCCTACTCCTAGTAATCCTCCGACATCCACGCCGGTGCCGCCGACCCCACCCGCTTCCACACCTCCGCCTACTACTCAACCACCTCCAACACCCACAACTACTTCTCCGCCACCAGCTTCCACTCCTCCTCCTACATCATCACCACCTCCAGTGACAGCTTCTCCACCACCAGTTTCCACTCCTCCTCCAGCGACTCCCCCGCCCGTTAGCTCCCCACCACCAGCTTCTCCTCCACCGGCTACTCCTCCCCCAGCTACCCCACCTCCCGCAACTCCCCCACCGGCTTCTCCACCTCAGGCTACCCCACCACCTGCTTCTCCCCCTCCTGCTACTCCTCCTCCAGCTACCCCACCACCAGCTCCTTTGGCTTCTCCTCCTGCCACGGTTCCAGCTCCGGCCCCTAGCAAGACCAAAGCTAAGTCTCCAGCGCTATCACCTTCGGCCTCCAGCCCACCGTCCCCATCAACTGAGGCCCCTACTCCCAGCCTCGGCGCTTCTTCACCAGGCCCTGCTGGAACCGATAcg AGTGGAGTAGAGAAAACATGGTCCATAAGAAAGATGGTGTGGAGCTTGGTGATTGGATGGGGTGTCCTCACTTTAATGCTTTAA